In Alistipes ihumii AP11, a genomic segment contains:
- the dprA gene encoding DNA-processing protein DprA, with protein MTVDDIALTMHPEIGSRTAIHLVECFGSAERLFAATQQEIVLRSGLKPELARSISRREYHGAAERELAFVERHRIRAIDACSADYPRRLKECPDYPHVIYVSGGTDLNSPRWLSVVGTRRMTPYGAMLCERLIGELAALVPDAVIVSGLAYGVDIEAHRAAMNAGLRTVGVVAHPLTRIYPSRHTESARRMVQQGGAIVSEFHSGCRCDRSSFVQRNRIIAGLSEGTLVIESAAKGGSLITAEMADGYERTVMAAPGRIDDDRSQGTNRLICSLKAQMVCSGRDIADCLGWEPVPEARPAEGDLFGGSERALPAGQADLLKWIDGVTPRSVEELELLSGLEPGRLSELLMELELAGIVRAVAGDSYIKISKSC; from the coding sequence ATGACTGTCGACGACATAGCCCTTACGATGCACCCGGAGATAGGAAGCCGTACGGCCATTCATTTGGTCGAGTGCTTCGGCTCGGCCGAGCGGCTGTTCGCCGCGACGCAGCAGGAGATCGTGCTCCGATCCGGACTGAAACCCGAGCTGGCGCGGAGTATCAGCCGCCGCGAGTATCACGGGGCGGCGGAACGGGAGCTCGCTTTCGTCGAGAGGCACCGGATCCGGGCGATCGATGCGTGCTCGGCGGACTATCCCCGCCGGCTCAAGGAGTGCCCCGATTATCCGCATGTGATCTACGTGAGCGGCGGAACCGATCTGAACTCGCCCCGCTGGCTGTCGGTGGTCGGCACGAGGCGCATGACTCCTTACGGGGCGATGCTTTGCGAGCGCCTGATCGGGGAGCTGGCCGCGCTGGTTCCCGACGCGGTGATCGTCAGCGGGCTGGCCTACGGAGTCGATATCGAGGCTCACCGGGCAGCGATGAATGCCGGTCTGCGGACGGTCGGGGTCGTCGCGCATCCGCTGACGCGCATCTATCCGTCGCGCCATACCGAGAGCGCGCGCCGCATGGTGCAGCAGGGCGGAGCGATCGTGAGCGAGTTTCACAGCGGTTGCCGGTGCGACCGTTCGAGCTTCGTGCAGCGCAACCGGATCATCGCCGGACTGAGCGAAGGGACGCTGGTGATCGAGTCGGCGGCGAAGGGCGGATCGCTGATTACGGCCGAAATGGCCGACGGATACGAGCGGACGGTCATGGCCGCGCCCGGGCGGATCGACGACGACCGGTCGCAGGGAACGAACCGGCTGATCTGCAGCCTGAAAGCTCAGATGGTTTGCTCGGGGCGGGATATAGCCGATTGCCTCGGCTGGGAGCCGGTTCCGGAGGCGAGGCCGGCGGAGGGAGACTTGTTCGGCGGTTCGGAGCGGGCGCTTCCGGCCGGGCAGGCCGATCTGCTGAAATGGATCGACGGGGTAACGCCCCGTTCGGTCGAGGAGCTCGAGCTGCTGAGCGGACTGGAGCCGGGCCGGCTCAGCGAACTGTTGATGGAGCTGGAACTGGCCGGCATAGTCCGGGCGGTTGCCGGCGATTCGTATATCAAGATTTCGAAGTCATGCTGA
- a CDS encoding methyltransferase family protein, with protein sequence MTLSQSYSALSRKLYALRGRLSLWLLPASVAALLVTTPFRIADGWILLAVCALLLGSGFALRVRSTAVMLYRTRLRASGNPPAMPFPTEGIYARMRYPLYAGNFLIWSGIVLYTGTDWFVIGATALYAACYLTILGREERLMLGKYGADYRARCREVPALWPSRRSRGGAAVPVSATVSAVRREFRLLAGAVLVLLLLGIVKFRVVYLTWGIPFYWLVATGTALALFLAGWLLRRRRRGKVAAECVVRQSPEEK encoded by the coding sequence ATGACACTTTCGCAAAGTTACTCGGCTCTCTCTCGAAAACTTTACGCTCTTCGCGGACGGCTGTCGCTGTGGCTGCTTCCCGCCAGTGTCGCCGCCTTGCTGGTGACGACGCCGTTCCGGATCGCCGACGGATGGATTCTGCTGGCGGTATGCGCGCTTCTGCTCGGCTCGGGATTCGCCCTGCGTGTCCGCTCGACGGCCGTCATGCTCTACAGGACCCGGCTTCGGGCTTCGGGGAATCCGCCCGCGATGCCTTTCCCGACGGAGGGAATTTATGCGCGGATGCGCTATCCGCTCTATGCCGGCAATTTCCTGATTTGGTCCGGAATCGTGCTTTACACGGGAACGGACTGGTTCGTAATCGGCGCGACCGCGCTTTATGCCGCTTGCTACCTGACGATTCTCGGCAGAGAGGAGCGGCTCATGCTTGGGAAATACGGAGCCGACTATCGCGCGCGCTGCCGGGAGGTTCCGGCCCTGTGGCCGTCGCGCCGGAGCCGGGGAGGCGCTGCCGTGCCGGTTTCCGCGACCGTTTCGGCCGTGCGCCGGGAGTTCCGGTTGCTGGCGGGAGCCGTGTTGGTTTTGCTGCTGCTGGGTATCGTCAAGTTCAGGGTCGTGTATCTGACTTGGGGGATTCCTTTCTATTGGCTGGTCGCGACCGGCACGGCGCTGGCGCTGTTTCTCGCGGGTTGGCTGCTGCGCCGCCGCCGTCGGGGGAAAGTCGCTGCGGAATGCGTCGTTCGACAGAGCCCGGAGGAAAAATAG
- a CDS encoding TatD family hydrolase, translating to MLIDTHSHIYDEVFDGDRDAVVARAREAGVGRILLPAVDGHSYGAMFETARRYAGYCFPMMGLHPTSVNDNPRYRDDLERVARLLEAPPDGIRFCGVGEVGLDLYWSRDFADEQLEALRFQIELALRYGLPLVIHTRDAWDEMCGVLEEYRGRGVRGVMHSFCGTREHYRRILGCGDFLFGVGGVVTFKRSAIAGLLPEIGIERAVLETDAPYLTPVPFRGKRNESAYVRYVCAKVAELCGTDERRVEEATERNVRAMFGDSIFC from the coding sequence ATGCTGATCGATACGCATTCGCACATTTACGACGAGGTTTTCGACGGCGATCGGGACGCGGTCGTCGCCCGGGCCCGAGAGGCGGGAGTAGGCCGCATCTTGCTGCCGGCTGTGGACGGACACTCCTACGGGGCTATGTTCGAGACGGCGCGGCGCTATGCCGGCTATTGCTTTCCGATGATGGGGCTTCATCCGACCTCGGTCAACGACAATCCCCGTTACAGGGACGATCTGGAGAGGGTGGCCCGCTTGCTGGAGGCGCCGCCTGACGGCATCCGTTTCTGCGGCGTGGGCGAGGTGGGCCTCGACCTGTACTGGAGCCGCGATTTCGCGGACGAACAGCTGGAGGCGCTACGGTTTCAGATCGAGCTGGCTTTGCGGTACGGACTGCCGCTGGTGATTCACACGCGCGATGCTTGGGACGAGATGTGCGGCGTGCTGGAGGAGTACCGGGGCCGGGGCGTGCGCGGCGTCATGCACAGCTTTTGCGGGACGCGGGAGCACTACCGGCGGATTCTCGGATGCGGCGACTTCCTGTTCGGCGTAGGCGGCGTCGTGACGTTCAAGCGGTCGGCGATCGCGGGCCTGCTGCCGGAGATCGGAATCGAGCGGGCGGTGCTGGAGACCGACGCGCCTTACCTGACGCCCGTGCCTTTCCGGGGCAAGCGCAACGAGAGCGCTTACGTCCGCTATGTGTGCGCCAAGGTGGCCGAACTGTGCGGTACGGACGAGCGACGCGTGGAGGAAGCGACCGAACGCAATGTGCGGGCGATGTTCGGCGACTCGATTTTTTGCTAA